TCTGCCCAGAGGGCTGGAGATGACGGATGAGGCGCAGGCGCTGTTTGCCGTCCTGACCGACGCCTTTGGCCAAATCGACACCATTTTCCGTCAGTTTGAGGGCGGAGAGTATCGTGAAGTGCTCTCGGTCGCCGCGGTCGGTACCTTTGCCGTTGGCTGGTTATTGCCGCGCCTTGAGCAATTCCGACAGGCGCATCCGTTCGTTGAATTGCGCTTGCGCACAAATAACAACGTCGTCAATCTGGCGGCTGAGGGGCTGGATTTTGCTATCCGCTTTGGTAGCGGTCAGTGGCCCGCCACTCATAACGAAAGGCTGTGTGAAGCTCCGCTGACCGTCCTGTGCAGGCCCGAAACCGCGCAACGACTTAGCCAACCCGCCGATCTGTTGCACGAGAATATTCTGCGTTCATACCGGGCAGATGAATGGGAAAGCTGGTTTGCTGCGGCAGGCGTGACGGCGGAACGGATCAATGGCGCCGTTTTTGATTCCTCGCGCCTGATGATTGAAACGGTCATCCATACCGGCGGCGTGGCCCTGGTTCCGGCAATGATGTTCACCAGAGAACTGGCTGCCGGACAACTCGTTCGCCCCTTTGCGATAGAGATCAATATGGGCGGCTACTGGCTTACCCACCTGAAGTCGAAACCGATGACGCCCGCGATGGAGATATTCCGCGACTGGATCGTGAAAATGGTATAAACGGGAGCCAACAGACGGACTCCCGTTTGCGGCTCAGCGGACTACCAGCACAGGGCAGTGCGCATGGCGCACGACGGCTGCGGCGGTAGAACCCAACAGATACGTTGAGATACCGGGGCGATGTGAAGCGATGATCACCAGGTCAGCACTGACGGCATCCGCCAGTTTCAGGATTTGATCCTTCGGGGGACCGTATACCACATGTTTTTCTATCCGGCCTTCGGGGATATCGAATTGCTTCACAATCTCGTCGAGTTTCTGTGATGCTTTCGTCTGCAGTCCATTTTTATCCGGGAGTTCGCCAGAGTAGGCGAGCCCCAGGGAAGCATAAAAGGGGACCGAGGGAATGACCGACAGAAAATGGACTTTCGCCGTTTTGGCGTGAATTTGGACCTGAGGAATAAGTTGCCGGGTGAGATCGGCTTCTGAAATATCAATGGGCACCAGAACAGAACGATACATAGTCATTACCTCCTGTTTTTTGTCTCCAGTTGCAGTATATCGAATCTACGTTTTGCATAAAAAGTGACCAGATCAAGTTTCCATCATTTACGCGCAACGGTGTTGAATAAACTGAATTGTTATATTATAACATTTCATCTTATTCACATGATTGAGGGTACGACGTTGGCGATTCATTGGAAAAAATTATCAGTCTCTCTGGGAATGCTGTGGGTCAGCAGCTATGCCTTTGCCCACGGCGATCACGCGCATGGCCTGCCGTTGACAGAAATGGAACAGAAGGCGGCGGAAGGCGAATTTGCCGACAGCAATGTCAAGGACAGGGCGCTCACCGACTGGGACGGTATGTGGCAATCCGTTTATCCTTATCTGGTCAGCGGCGAACTGGATCCGGTTTTTAAACAGAAAGCGGAAAAGGAGAAGGGTAAAACAGCGGAAGAGGTGAAATCCTACTACCGGAAAGGCTATGCGACGAAGGTCGATACGATTGGTATCGAAAATGGCGTGATGGAGTTCCATACCGGTAAGCAGGTTGCTTCCTGTCGGTATGACTACGCCGGATATAAGATCCTGACCTATACATCAGGTAAAAAAGGGGTTCGCTATCTGTTTGAATGTAAGGACGAAAACAGCAAGGCGCCGAAGTTCGTGCAGTTCAGCGATCATATCATCGCGCCGCGCGCGTCGAACCATTTCCACCTTTTCATGGGCAATATCTCACAGCAGGCGCTACTGGAAGAGATGGATAACTGGCCAACCTACTATCCTTATCAACTCAAGGCGCAGGCCGTGGTGGATGAAATGCTGCACCACTAAATTCAGGTTCAGCCCGCTGCTTGTCGGCGGGTTTTCCATCACGTTAAAGTGGGGCTGTGCAAAAAATGACACGATAACGGATGGGACGATGACACTGATGATGCCGGATACGCTCCGGGAACAACTGGAAAAGACGAAGGCCATTATTGCGCGGATTCTGGAAAGCGACCTGCTCGCCATTCATCTGTACGGATCTGCCGTTGAGGGTGGGCTAAAACCCTACAGCGATATTGATTTGCTGGTTACCACGCGCGCGCCGCTCACGACGGTACAACGAGAAGCGCTTATGCAGGAACTACTGTTGGTATCCGCCCCGCCAGGCACGTCAATGCTCTGGCGGGCGCTTGAGGTAACGGTTGTGGTATATGCCGATGTGGTTCCCTGGCGTTTTCCTCCCCGGCGGGAGATGCAGTTTGGCGAGTGGCTGCGCGAGGATATTCACGCGGGGAAGTATGAACCTGCGCAGCAGGATGGCGATCTGGCGATTTTATTAACCCAGGCGCGCAATGCCAGCATTGCCTTAACCGGCGAGCGTGCGGATCGGCTTTTTGAGCCTGTACCGGAAAATGACATTCGGGAGACGTTCCGCCAGACGTTGACGCTCTGGCAGGACAGTAGCGATTTGCAAGGCGATGAACGCAATATCATTTTGACCCTGGTGCGGATCTGGTACAGCGTGGCGACGGGGGGCTTTACCGCGAAAGACGGCGCGGCAAACTGGTTACTGCCTCATCTGCCGGGTGAACACGCATCTCTCCTTGCGACAGCGCGGCTCGACTATCTGGGCCAGGTAAGCGTTGACTGGGCAGAGGCTATGCCTGCTGTCTTGCGTTTTGTTTGTTATGCAAAAGCGAAAATAACCGAACAGTTATCACTCGTGGATAAATGATTGCCGTATTTCACGCACCATTATTGTCGAGGTAGAAGAATCGCTGATAATAAAAAAGGCAGATCGCTCTGCCTTTTTTCCAGGAGTCTTCTTAGTGAAGCGTTTACTTCGACTCTTCAGCTTCCGGTAATGTGACGTTAAGTTCGAGAATGGAAATATCGCCGTCTTTTTGTTCAAGCTGAACG
The DNA window shown above is from Citrobacter farmeri and carries:
- the zinT gene encoding metal-binding protein ZinT, which translates into the protein MIEGTTLAIHWKKLSVSLGMLWVSSYAFAHGDHAHGLPLTEMEQKAAEGEFADSNVKDRALTDWDGMWQSVYPYLVSGELDPVFKQKAEKEKGKTAEEVKSYYRKGYATKVDTIGIENGVMEFHTGKQVASCRYDYAGYKILTYTSGKKGVRYLFECKDENSKAPKFVQFSDHIIAPRASNHFHLFMGNISQQALLEEMDNWPTYYPYQLKAQAVVDEMLHH
- the uspF gene encoding universal stress protein UspF, which codes for MYRSVLVPIDISEADLTRQLIPQVQIHAKTAKVHFLSVIPSVPFYASLGLAYSGELPDKNGLQTKASQKLDEIVKQFDIPEGRIEKHVVYGPPKDQILKLADAVSADLVIIASHRPGISTYLLGSTAAAVVRHAHCPVLVVR
- a CDS encoding aminoglycoside nucleotidyltransferase ANT9, translating into MTLMMPDTLREQLEKTKAIIARILESDLLAIHLYGSAVEGGLKPYSDIDLLVTTRAPLTTVQREALMQELLLVSAPPGTSMLWRALEVTVVVYADVVPWRFPPRREMQFGEWLREDIHAGKYEPAQQDGDLAILLTQARNASIALTGERADRLFEPVPENDIRETFRQTLTLWQDSSDLQGDERNIILTLVRIWYSVATGGFTAKDGAANWLLPHLPGEHASLLATARLDYLGQVSVDWAEAMPAVLRFVCYAKAKITEQLSLVDK
- the sedR gene encoding beta-lactamase transcriptional regulator SedR, which gives rise to MRSNLPLNALRAFEASARHLSFTRAAMELCVTQAAVSQQVRILEDRLNRELFKRLPRGLEMTDEAQALFAVLTDAFGQIDTIFRQFEGGEYREVLSVAAVGTFAVGWLLPRLEQFRQAHPFVELRLRTNNNVVNLAAEGLDFAIRFGSGQWPATHNERLCEAPLTVLCRPETAQRLSQPADLLHENILRSYRADEWESWFAAAGVTAERINGAVFDSSRLMIETVIHTGGVALVPAMMFTRELAAGQLVRPFAIEINMGGYWLTHLKSKPMTPAMEIFRDWIVKMV